The following proteins come from a genomic window of Megalobrama amblycephala isolate DHTTF-2021 linkage group LG1, ASM1881202v1, whole genome shotgun sequence:
- the zc3h7ba gene encoding zinc finger CCCH-type containing 7Ba — MSAERQKRREEIRRALSFIKCSLPYPDPEGYEGFVVQLVCDLLDEGNAAFRDSEWTQARGHFSEGVNVALYAQAEGLHVPAALLESLYINRAAAHQNMGEFDSGVNDCDRALEVCKDSTKALYRKAVCLRESGKLREAYECSTACLLASPQDQTVSNLSQEIAASLGLKNRKAYISSHRGAAAGSEDDGLISPPLDEISSVELEKETDSAAGSSEWPSPVLPAPVPVSDSHEAPRLSGAVPLSVPVSQPLEDNDLMGDELDSLLDCMSKEEDTPQSGVVPTGLVCFSSPTPRLPPAFFSSVGSHLNSLDTFTKTEMNSDSSSSTLDALDSICPSADTVSLQRPLVVGGDALDSLSEFSLPGGKVCHSFLPSVKLTNSSHTRNGHMTSKLSCLSKNPLEQTHEFTQACSTCFTSTGPGVLDFELRSDVNHSCKKDLLLCRRRGGANSPWRRIRPRPTRNNFQAAFVLCREVLENQVCKYGEGCTFAYCQEEIDVWTQERRGLLVRELLFNPLATNERQTLSVIKLLNIHTGMFMFLCEACFDCKPRMISKRWKENPALCANTQTQHQFDKKKCLVHVVKNSTVSYSKIRALSSHCQFDMCRHELSLGCKREDGCCFAHSLIELQIWILQRDSEISHEEIVQESKKHWSKQRPVIAASRSPNKNTAAKPRSPIRAEQTNGKAGPVQGTGSADAAEVKGHRLELMMKFVCGQCWKDGLLSEPDRALKYCTSKARHSWTKDRRVLLVRSHERKKWVTVRPVPFAKTFPQQYDICIHVLKQRKCHYIGNCTFAHSQEEKELWTYMKNNGFTDIQQVFDVWLSNQNRASDGTSPPQPVEEKQITMPTDFAEPMPDSFYCPLCGKHSNSDRQWQQHITTEKHKYRVLSGEGEDESLSWSYRFPGPCFSICPRLADGCTEGLSCDFAHSEEELQEWHRRRDFLRRRLDKARADMLISETDNDFGIYNFLLQN; from the exons ATGAGCGCTGAGCGTCAGAAGCGCCGAGAGGAGATTCGGAGAGCGCTGAGCTTCATCAA ATGTTCTCTGCCTTATCCGGACCCTGAAGGCTATGAG GGGTTTGTGGTTCAGCTGGTGTGTGATCTCTTAGACGAGGGCAACGCCGCCTTTCGAGACAGCGAGTGGACGCAGGCACGGGGTCATTTCAGTGAGGGTGTCAATGTGGCACTTTACGCTCAGGCCGAGGGGCTTCATGTTCCCGCCGCCCTGCTGGAGAGTCTGTACATCAACCGCGCGGCCGCCCATCAGAACATG GGTGAGTTTGACAGCGGGGTGAATGATTGTGACCGCGCTCTGGAGGTGTGTAAAGACAGCACTAAAGCGTTATATCGTAAAGCCGTGTGTCTGAGGGAGTCTGGGAAACTGAGAGAGGCGTATGAGTGCAGCACTGCATGTCTGCTGGCCTCACCTCAG GATCAGACAGTCAGTAATTTGTCCCAGGAAATTGCAGCCAGTCTAGGCTTGAAGAACAGAAAAGCATACATCAGTTCTCAT AGGGGGGCGGCGGCAGGATCTGAGGACGACGGGCTCATTTCTCCACCTTTAGATGAG ATCTCGTCTGTTGAGCTGGAGAAAGAGACCGACTCTGCAG CTGGCTCGTCTGAATGGCCGTCTCCTGTCTTACCGGCCCCGGTCCCCGTGAGCGACTCCCATGAGGCCCCGCGTCTGTCTGGAGCCGTGCCGCTGTCGGTGCCCGTGTCTCAGCCGCTGGAGGACAACGACCTGATGGGAGACGAGCTGGACAGTCTCCTGGACTGCATGTCTAAAGAGGAGGACACACCGCAG AGTGGAGTCGTTCCAACCGGTCTGGTGTGTTTCTCTTCTCCGACTCCTCGTCTTCCACCCGCGTTCTTCTCCTCCGTCGGGAGTCATTTGAACTCTCTGGACACCTTCACTAAAACTGAGATGAACTCTGACTCTTCCAGCTCCACTCTGGACGCGTTAGACTCCATCTGTCCGTCCGCTGACACCGTTTCCCTGCAGCGCCCTCTAGTGGTGGGAGGAGACGCGCTCGATTCGCTGTCTGAATTCAGTCTGCCAG GTGGGAAAGTCTGTCATAGTTTTCTGCCGTCTGTCAAACTGACAAACTCTTCTCATACG agGAACGGTCACATGACCTCCAAACTTTCCTGTCTGTCCAAGAACCCACTGGAACAAACACATGAATTTACTCAAGCCTGCAGCACCTGCTTTACTTCTACAG GTCCAGGTGTGCTGGATTTTGAGCTCAGATCTGATGTGAATCACAGCTGTAAGAAGGATCTTCTGTTGTGCAGACGGAGGGGTGGGGCCAACTCACCCTGGAGGCGGATCCGGCCCCGCCCAACTCGCAACAACTTCCAGGCCGCCTTTGTGCTCTGCAGAG agGTGTTGGAGAATCAGGTGTGTAAGTACGGTGAGGGCTGCACGTTTGCATATTGTCAAGAAGAAATAGACGTGTGGACGCAGGAGAGGCGGGGCTTACTCGTCAGAGAGCTGCTCTTCAATCCACTGGCGACCAATGAGAGACAAACACTCAGTGTCATCAAACTCCTGAACATACACACGGGCATGTTTATGTTCCTCTGTGAG GCCTGTTTTGACTGTAAACCCAGAATGATCAGCAAACGCTGGAAGGAGAATCCTGCTCTGTGTGCCAACACTCAAACGCAACATCAGTTTGACAAGAAGAA GTGTCTGGTTCACGTGGTGAAGAACAGCACTGTGAGTTACAGTAAGATCCGAGCGTTGAGTTCTCACTGTCAGTTTGatatgtgtcgtcatgagctcAGTTTGGGCTGTAAGAGGGAGGACGGCTGCTGCTTCGCTCACTCGCTCATCGAACTGCAGATCTGGATCCTGCAGAGAGACTCtg AAATCAGCCATGAAGAGATTGTGCAGGAGTCCAAAAAACACTGGAGCAAACAGCGT CCTGTGATTGCGGCTTCACGATCACCAAATAAAAACACTGCAGCAAAACCAAGGAgtccaatcagagcagagcaaaCGAATGGGAAGGCGGGTCCTGTGCAGGGAACAGGAAGTGCTGATGCAGctgaggtcaaaggtcacagGCTGGAGCTGATGATGAAGTTTGTGTGCGGTCAGTGCTGGAAAGATGGGCTGCTCAGTGAACCGGACCGAGCGCTGAAATACTGCACCTCTAAAGCCCGACACAG CTGGACCAAAGACAGGAGGGTTTTACTGGTCAGGTCTCACGAGAGGAAGAAGTGGGTCACGGTGCGACCTGTGCCTTTTGCCAAGACCTTTCCTCAACAATACGAC ATCTGCATCCATGTGCTGAAGCAGCGTAAATGTCATTACATCGGGAACTGTACTTTCGCTCACAGTCAGGAGGAGAAGGAGCTGTGGACGTACATGAAGAACAACGGCT TCACGGACATCCAGCAGGTGTTTGACGTCTGGCTCTCCAATCAGAACAGAGCATCTGACGGCACGTCACCGCCTCAGCCAGTAGAAGAGAAGCAGATCACCATGCCGACGGACTTTGCTGAACCAATG CCGGACAGTTTCTACTGCCCTCTGTGTGGTAAACACAGTAACAGTGACCGGCAGTGGCAGCAGCACATCACCACAGAGAAACACAAGTACAGGGTGTTGAGCGGAGAGGGAGAAGACGAGAGTCTGTCCTGGTCCTATCGCTTCCCTGGACCCTGTTTCTCCATCTGCCCCAG gttggCTGATGGTTGTACTGAAGGCTTGAGTTGTGACTTCGCTCACAGTGAGGAGGAGCTTCAGGAGTGGCACAGACGGAGGGATTTTCTGCGCAGGAGGTTAGACAAAGCCAGAGCCGACATGCTGATCTCTGAAACTGACAATGACTTTGGGATCTACAACTTCCTGCTTCAGAACTAA